The genomic DNA AATCAGCAACAAGCGGAAATACGATGTCTAGACGTTCTTCAAATGCTTTGCGCATCTCTTCAACGGTATCTTGTTCCCCTTGTAATGCTTCAACAGCCGCATATTGACTGACTGCAGTTGGGTTACTAGTTGATTGTGACGCAATCGCAATCATCCCATCAATGATTTTTTGATCACCGACCGCGTATCCGATACGCCAGCCTGTCATTGCATAGGTTTTTGATACACCGTTGATGATTATCGTCTGTTCACGTATTGCTTTTGAAATCGTTGCAATTGGAGTAAACTCATTGTCATTATAAACTAATCGGCCATAAATATCATCAGCAACTATTAAAATATCGTTTTTTACTGCCCATTCACCAATCTCTTGTAGTTCTTCTTTTGTATAGATCATCCCTGTCGGATTGGAAGGAGAATTGATAATGACTGCTTTTGTCTTGGAAGAACGTGCTTGTTCCAATTGTTCAAGGGTCACTTTGAAATCATTGACTTCTTGACCCGTGACAAAAACAGGGACACCTTCTGCTAACTTGACTTGTTCCCCATAGCTCACCCAATAAGGCACTGGAATGATGACTTCATCTTTTGGATCTAGGATCGTTTGGAATAAGGCATAAAGGGCAAATTTCGCCCCGTCTGTCACAATCGTCTGAGAAGCATCGTAAGTCAATCCATAATAGGTTTCCAGATACGAAACGATTGCCTGCCTTAATTCTGGAATACCCGCTGTCGGCGTATAATAACTTGCTTTTCCATTCTTGATGGCTGCGATCGCTGCTTCTTGGATATTTTCAGGTGTAGCAAAATCAGGCTCTCCTACGGTCAAACTGATAATGTCTTTCCCTTGTGCTTTCAATGCCTTTGCTTTTGCTGCAGTTGCTAGTGTTACGGAAGGCTCTAAGCGTTCCACTCTTTTTGACTGTTTCATCCAATCTACCCTTTCATCCGTCTTTTCTATATCCCGCTGATGACTTTGACTTCCTCTCCCGTTTCAAAAGAAATTAAATAATAATTCAACTGGTCATCTGGCGTTTTGGCAATGACTTCCCATACTGGTTCATCTTTGTACATCCCTAAGGAAGCTTTTTCCACTTGTTGATCGGGATGCTTCTGGCTGATTTCTTGGCGGGCAGCTTCTTCGGTCAATCCTGCTTTTTGTTCTAAGACTTTTACTCGCTCACCTGATTTAGGAATGATCACTGCAATATCTTGCCCTTTATCGTTTTGGCCTGTTAATGAAAAATAAGTGGCTTCTCGAGTAAACCAATAGAATTGGTCCACTTCCTCGAGATTTGCATATTGTTCAGCTAGCTTTGTCGCCTCTTGTTTCGCTTGCGTCATTGGGCGTGTCGCACGCAGATAAAAAATAGTGCTGATCACGATTACTGCTAATAAAGCGATGATCAAGCCCAACAACACGCGATTGATCGTATGTTCTTTGTTTGTCTGATTCTTCAAGGACTGTCGCTCCTTCTTTTTTCATTGATGTCCATTATAACAGATTTCGAGGTGAAAATAGTCCTCGATCATGGCTTAATTTCTTCGTTTTTGTTTAAGAAATCATGGATATCCTCACAAATTTGTTCAAAAGGCGCCTCTTGGACAGGTATTTTTTTAGGTAAGGCATGAATGATCCTCGCGCCATATTTTGCGGTCACCAATCGTCGATCTAAAATCAGCAAGACGCCTTTGTCCGTTTCCGAACGGATCAAACGACCTAAAGCTTGTCTGACCTTCAATGCTGCCTTTGGTAAGGATTCTTGATAAAAAGGATTGATGCCTTCTGATTCTAAATACGCATTTCTCGCTTTGACCATCGGACGTTGTGGATGATCGAA from Enterococcus mundtii includes the following:
- a CDS encoding pyridoxal phosphate-dependent aminotransferase translates to MKQSKRVERLEPSVTLATAAKAKALKAQGKDIISLTVGEPDFATPENIQEAAIAAIKNGKASYYTPTAGIPELRQAIVSYLETYYGLTYDASQTIVTDGAKFALYALFQTILDPKDEVIIPVPYWVSYGEQVKLAEGVPVFVTGQEVNDFKVTLEQLEQARSSKTKAVIINSPSNPTGMIYTKEELQEIGEWAVKNDILIVADDIYGRLVYNDNEFTPIATISKAIREQTIIINGVSKTYAMTGWRIGYAVGDQKIIDGMIAIASQSTSNPTAVSQYAAVEALQGEQDTVEEMRKAFEERLDIVFPLVADLPGVSVKRPQGAFYLFPNVKETLAICGYEQVTPWVEDLLEEAGVALVTGEGFGAPENVRLSYAANLATLEEGIRRIQRFIESKSQNE
- a CDS encoding DUF5590 domain-containing protein; the encoded protein is MKNQTNKEHTINRVLLGLIIALLAVIVISTIFYLRATRPMTQAKQEATKLAEQYANLEEVDQFYWFTREATYFSLTGQNDKGQDIAVIIPKSGERVKVLEQKAGLTEEAARQEISQKHPDQQVEKASLGMYKDEPVWEVIAKTPDDQLNYYLISFETGEEVKVISGI